TCACAAAAGGCGCAAACGGCACTTCGCATTTTATACTTACTTTTCGTATCAGCAACAAAACGAGAGAGACGAGCAAAGCTGCCAAGCTCGCAATCGTAAGAACGAGTATAAAATCGCGAACTCCAAGTCCATAGCAGACGAGGGCGAACAGCTTCACATCCCCCATCCCAAGCGTAAGCGGCCTGTGCCAGCTAATCCATCCAAACACCAGTAAACAGAGAATCGTAAAGAATCCAGCCATCAGCCATTCCATCGGCGAAGAAAGAACGAATTCCAGAAAAGAAATCAGTACAAACCCTGCAACTAATGCGCGATTGGGTATTCGCTTATGACGAAAATCTACCCACGAGAGGTACAGGCAGAGCAAGAATAAAATCACAGCCTTAGCCATTTCTTCTTCCCCCAGTCGAAAACTGTCCTTAAAGGATACCTACTATTCCTGGGACAAAAAAACTGTCCAGAACGGTTCTGGACAGCCTCTCGATTTATGGATATGGTTTACGGATTCCAAGTGAACATTAGGCCAGCGTGGACGAGACCGCCGCCAAACCCATACAACAGAATCGTATCCCCTGCCTTTACTTTGTCTTCCTTGATCCCCAAGGCGAGTGACAATGGAATGGTAGCCGCTGATGTGTTGCCGTAATGTGTCAGACTGTACAATGTCTTTTCGAGAGGGAAGTGGCTCTTCTCGCAAATAGATTCAATCATACGCAAATTGGCACTGTGCGGAATAAACCAGTCGACATCTTCGAGCGTTTTGCCCGCCCGGCTCACTACCTCCTGCATCCCTTTTGGAACAGTTGTTACTGCCCACTTGTACACTTCTCTCCCGTTTTGAACCATGCATCCATTCCCGCTCAATTCTCGTCCATCCATATGCGTTGACAA
The window above is part of the Brevibacillus antibioticus genome. Proteins encoded here:
- a CDS encoding prepilin peptidase; its protein translation is MAKAVILFLLCLYLSWVDFRHKRIPNRALVAGFVLISFLEFVLSSPMEWLMAGFFTILCLLVFGWISWHRPLTLGMGDVKLFALVCYGLGVRDFILVLTIASLAALLVSLVLLLIRKVSIKCEVPFAPFVTIGLAVVLYVSEAS